One genomic window of Desulfomonilia bacterium includes the following:
- a CDS encoding ARMT1-like domain-containing protein, whose amino-acid sequence MKTYIECIPCLLRQTSDALGMSDINDSIRQNVMRNVLKEIAEMQFDVPPPYLSGRVHRLIRELTGIKDPYALVKKKATGSALGMVESVSEVILESVDPFEAAVRFSIAGNILDFGAFTRIDDEKIERTVKNALSQDMDTKCLREFKAKALSAKSILFIGDNAGETVFDSLLIKRLPAKAVRYAVKSGPVINDATMEDALAAGIDKSAGIIETGSDMPGTVLEDCSPDFLRIFDESDIVIAKGQANYETLEGCSREVFHLMQVKCQVIARDTGLPAGTWIAAKNKDLQVSLRKARG is encoded by the coding sequence TTGAAAACATATATTGAATGCATCCCGTGTCTGTTGAGGCAGACAAGTGATGCGCTTGGCATGTCAGACATCAATGATTCGATAAGGCAAAATGTCATGAGAAATGTGTTGAAAGAGATTGCGGAAATGCAGTTCGATGTCCCGCCTCCTTACCTGTCGGGAAGAGTCCATCGCCTGATAAGGGAGCTGACAGGAATAAAAGATCCCTATGCATTGGTAAAGAAGAAGGCCACCGGCTCTGCGCTCGGCATGGTTGAATCTGTTTCAGAAGTGATACTTGAATCGGTGGATCCATTTGAAGCGGCTGTAAGGTTCTCGATAGCAGGAAACATTCTCGATTTCGGGGCTTTCACTCGAATCGATGATGAAAAAATCGAAAGGACGGTAAAAAACGCCCTGTCGCAAGACATGGATACAAAATGCTTACGGGAGTTCAAGGCAAAGGCATTATCGGCAAAGTCCATTCTTTTCATAGGAGACAATGCAGGAGAGACTGTTTTTGATTCTCTGCTTATAAAACGGCTGCCTGCAAAGGCTGTCAGGTATGCTGTAAAGAGCGGTCCTGTAATAAACGATGCAACAATGGAAGATGCGCTCGCGGCAGGTATCGACAAATCAGCCGGGATAATAGAAACAGGTTCCGACATGCCTGGAACCGTACTTGAAGATTGCAGCCCTGATTTTTTAAGGATATTCGACGAATCAGACATCGTAATTGCCAAAGGGCAGGCGAATTATGAGACACTCGAGGGCTGCAGCCGTGAGGTGTTTCATCTGATGCAGGTGAAATGCCAGGTCATCGCAAGAGATACCGGGCTCCCGGCAGGAACATGGATTGCAGCTAAAAATAAGGATCTGCAAGTTTCATTGAGAAAGGCCCGAGGATGA
- a CDS encoding DUF134 domain-containing protein — translation MPRPKCSRNIGLMPEITCFRPEGVKASSREEVQLTLDEFEAVRLAHYEGMYHEQAAAMMNISRPTFGRIIESAQQKIADFLVNSKALRITGGDIFIIKEGMSPCGNCKRASVHCEGMNGGGRCPYCRRNIKKS, via the coding sequence TTGCCCAGACCAAAGTGCTCGAGAAACATAGGTTTGATGCCTGAGATTACGTGTTTCAGGCCGGAAGGGGTGAAGGCTTCTTCCCGGGAAGAGGTTCAGCTTACGCTGGATGAATTCGAGGCTGTCAGACTTGCACACTATGAAGGAATGTATCATGAACAGGCAGCGGCCATGATGAACATATCCCGCCCGACCTTCGGAAGGATAATCGAATCGGCTCAGCAGAAGATCGCCGATTTTCTTGTGAACAGCAAGGCCCTGAGAATAACCGGGGGTGATATTTTCATAATCAAGGAAGGCATGAGTCCGTGCGGAAACTGCAAAAGGGCGTCAGTTCACTGTGAAGGTATGAACGGTGGCGGAAGATGTCCGTATTGCAGAAGGAATATCAAAAAATCTTAA
- a CDS encoding NifB/NifX family molybdenum-iron cluster-binding protein, whose amino-acid sequence MKVALPSRQNSIDEHFGHCEYFTVFTVDEKNAIVSQEIVSSPAGCGCRSNIAGTLKQMGVTLMLAGNMGQGAVNVLNSVGIDVVRGCSGDVKEVMLAWLTGNLTDSGVACELHEHGCHEH is encoded by the coding sequence ATGAAAGTAGCATTACCGTCAAGACAGAACAGTATAGATGAACACTTCGGCCATTGCGAGTATTTCACTGTTTTTACAGTGGATGAGAAGAATGCGATCGTTTCGCAGGAAATTGTCAGTTCCCCGGCAGGCTGCGGCTGCAGGTCCAATATCGCCGGTACTCTTAAGCAGATGGGAGTGACGCTCATGCTTGCAGGCAATATGGGGCAGGGTGCGGTGAACGTGCTGAACAGCGTAGGCATTGATGTGGTGAGGGGCTGTTCCGGTGATGTGAAGGAGGTGATGCTGGCCTGGCTTACAGGAAACCTCACGGATTCCGGAGTTGCCTGTGAACTCCATGAACACGGCTGCCACGAACATTAA
- a CDS encoding PqqD family protein, which produces MFKSNPGVSFRDEGEDGAVLYNPDVDSGIIINATGVLVWGFIEQPRTLDEIAAFLVKSFSGVELEKAKADAENFMNMLGENFINEIP; this is translated from the coding sequence ATGTTTAAGTCTAACCCTGGCGTCTCATTCCGTGACGAGGGAGAGGATGGTGCGGTACTCTACAATCCGGATGTTGATTCAGGTATTATAATAAACGCGACGGGTGTGCTTGTCTGGGGCTTTATTGAACAGCCCCGGACGCTCGATGAAATAGCAGCCTTCCTTGTAAAAAGCTTCAGCGGCGTCGAACTTGAAAAAGCTAAAGCCGATGCTGAAAATTTCATGAATATGCTGGGAGAAAACTTCATTAATGAAATCCCATGA
- a CDS encoding metal ABC transporter ATP-binding protein — protein sequence MEKGYPQGRSAIELSALSVRMGEVSILDDINAHVPKGECTAIIGPNGAGKTTLLLALLGEIKYSGNIRFNSDNHPEEIRIGYVPQRFSFDRGIPLTVVEFLSMGVQKKPFWLGINRRMRESAAELLYYVKAEHLLKRRLGALSGGEMQRVLLALAIQREPEILILDEPDAGVDVQGGQVFCHLLEHLRMKKGFTQLMVSHDLGMVAYHASHVICLNRKVVAEGPPRDIFNKDILLEIFGPHTGALTFKPVKEGCIECDEKNGREVPDA from the coding sequence ATGGAAAAGGGATATCCACAGGGCAGGTCAGCCATTGAATTAAGCGCCTTGAGCGTAAGAATGGGAGAGGTTTCCATTCTCGACGACATCAATGCCCATGTCCCGAAAGGAGAGTGTACGGCCATTATCGGTCCGAACGGGGCAGGTAAGACGACGCTCCTTCTGGCGCTCCTTGGTGAGATAAAATATTCAGGAAATATCCGCTTCAACTCAGACAACCATCCTGAAGAGATCAGGATAGGATATGTCCCGCAGAGGTTCAGCTTTGACAGGGGTATCCCTTTGACTGTCGTCGAATTCCTGTCGATGGGCGTCCAGAAAAAACCTTTCTGGCTTGGAATAAATCGCAGGATGAGAGAATCCGCTGCCGAACTGCTTTATTACGTCAAGGCGGAGCATCTTTTGAAAAGAAGGCTGGGGGCGCTTTCGGGCGGTGAGATGCAGAGGGTTCTTCTTGCCCTGGCTATCCAGAGGGAACCCGAGATACTTATTCTTGATGAACCGGATGCAGGCGTAGATGTGCAGGGAGGTCAGGTTTTCTGTCATCTTCTCGAGCACCTCAGGATGAAAAAGGGTTTTACCCAGCTCATGGTAAGCCATGACCTCGGAATGGTAGCCTATCATGCAAGCCATGTAATATGCCTCAATAGAAAGGTTGTTGCGGAAGGTCCGCCAAGAGACATTTTCAATAAGGACATTCTTCTTGAAATATTCGGCCCGCATACGGGTGCGTTGACCTTCAAACCCGTCAAGGAAGGCTGTATCGAATGCGATGAAAAAAATGGCAGAGAGGTTCCTGATGCCTGA
- a CDS encoding sigma 54-interacting transcriptional regulator yields MKAKGKTSSELTGGRKEATQSILESISDGVFTVNENWIITSFNRAAENITGVSRTDAIGKSCSDVFRSSMCESECALKKTLKSGKPVIGKSGYIINSKGDKVPISVSTAMFKNEKGEVIGGAETFRDLSEIENLRREVEGRFKIGDIISHSPLMHRIFDVLPAIASSPSTVLLLGETGTGKELVARTIHSLSFRKNHPFIAVNCAALPDSLLESELFGYKAGAFTGARKDKPGRFAIAKSGTIFLDEIGDISPALQVRLLRVLQDRTFEPLGSTRPEKTDARVIVATNKDLSAMTKQGAFREDLYYRVNVVRLELPPLRRRKEDIPLLAEEFIKRFNLIQNKRIEGISSEAISLLMAHDWPGNVRELENIIERAFITCTKGQIDIEHIQSEFMPEQEKASCITDMRTTRNILEAETIRKVLEKTSYNRLKTARELGIHKSTLFRKIKKLNIIIPER; encoded by the coding sequence ATGAAGGCTAAAGGTAAAACATCGTCAGAATTGACCGGAGGAAGGAAGGAAGCAACCCAGTCAATACTGGAAAGCATATCAGACGGTGTTTTTACCGTAAATGAGAACTGGATAATAACCTCGTTCAACCGGGCGGCTGAAAATATAACCGGAGTGTCGCGAACTGACGCTATCGGTAAAAGCTGCTCGGACGTCTTCCGGTCAAGCATGTGTGAATCCGAATGCGCATTGAAAAAGACCCTTAAATCGGGCAAACCTGTTATAGGAAAGTCAGGATACATAATAAATTCAAAAGGCGACAAGGTTCCGATAAGCGTCTCAACTGCGATGTTCAAGAATGAAAAAGGCGAGGTAATCGGAGGAGCTGAAACATTCAGGGACCTGAGCGAGATAGAAAATCTGAGGCGCGAGGTCGAAGGCAGATTCAAGATAGGTGACATAATCAGCCACTCGCCCCTGATGCACAGAATATTCGATGTTCTTCCGGCGATTGCATCGAGCCCCAGCACGGTACTTCTTCTCGGAGAAACAGGTACAGGAAAAGAGCTCGTGGCAAGAACGATACATTCCCTGAGCTTCAGGAAGAATCATCCTTTCATTGCAGTCAATTGTGCGGCGCTTCCTGACAGTCTCCTTGAATCAGAGCTGTTCGGATACAAGGCCGGGGCGTTTACAGGAGCAAGAAAGGACAAGCCGGGCAGATTCGCAATAGCAAAATCAGGAACCATTTTCCTGGATGAAATCGGCGACATTTCTCCTGCTCTTCAGGTGAGGCTCTTGAGAGTGCTTCAGGACAGGACATTTGAGCCACTTGGTTCAACCAGGCCGGAAAAGACAGATGCAAGGGTCATTGTCGCAACAAATAAAGATCTCTCAGCGATGACAAAACAGGGTGCCTTCCGGGAGGATCTGTATTACAGGGTGAATGTGGTCAGGCTGGAACTGCCGCCTCTCAGACGCAGAAAGGAAGACATACCTCTGCTTGCAGAAGAATTCATTAAAAGGTTCAATCTGATCCAGAACAAAAGAATCGAAGGAATATCTTCCGAAGCCATATCCCTGCTCATGGCTCATGACTGGCCGGGAAACGTCAGGGAACTGGAAAATATCATAGAGAGGGCTTTCATTACCTGCACAAAAGGTCAGATAGACATAGAACATATCCAGTCGGAATTCATGCCGGAGCAGGAAAAAGCCTCATGCATTACCGATATGAGGACAACAAGGAACATTCTTGAGGCGGAAACAATAAGGAAAGTCCTTGAGAAGACCTCTTACAACAGGCTGAAAACCGCCAGAGAACTCGGGATACATAAGAGTACGCTTTTCAGAAAAATAAAAAAACTGAATATCATAATTCCTGAAAGATAG
- a CDS encoding NifB/NifX family molybdenum-iron cluster-binding protein — translation MKIAISSQGDGLTAKLDPRFGRARMFVIYDDDTGESSSIDNARNLNAAQGAGVQAAQTVSRSGAKILITGHCGPKAFSALTAAGIKIFTAPEINVGEAIELYKKGLLAEASGADVDGHW, via the coding sequence ATGAAAATAGCAATATCATCGCAGGGTGATGGATTGACTGCTAAACTTGATCCGAGGTTCGGAAGGGCACGGATGTTTGTCATTTATGATGACGATACCGGTGAATCATCTTCGATCGATAATGCCCGGAATCTGAATGCGGCCCAGGGTGCAGGTGTACAGGCTGCACAGACGGTATCCAGGTCCGGGGCGAAGATCCTGATAACCGGGCATTGCGGACCCAAGGCATTCAGTGCATTAACGGCCGCCGGAATAAAGATTTTTACTGCGCCTGAAATAAATGTAGGCGAAGCGATAGAACTCTATAAAAAAGGGCTCCTAGCTGAAGCTTCCGGCGCAGATGTTGACGGCCACTGGTGA
- a CDS encoding PqqD family peptide modification chaperone: MPDYEYIPYPNPDVIYQDENDGWAVLVNMDTGNSLAVNNTGKFIWKAADGRKNVGQIISQIKETFSGVPENIDKDVAELVENLRKNGFFGYRVKC, encoded by the coding sequence ATGCCTGACTATGAATATATCCCTTATCCGAACCCTGATGTTATCTATCAGGATGAAAATGACGGCTGGGCCGTGCTGGTCAATATGGACACCGGCAATTCGCTTGCCGTCAACAATACCGGGAAATTCATATGGAAAGCGGCGGATGGCAGGAAAAACGTGGGACAGATAATCAGCCAGATAAAAGAGACCTTTTCCGGCGTGCCTGAGAATATCGATAAGGATGTTGCCGAACTTGTCGAAAACCTCAGGAAAAACGGCTTTTTCGGATACAGGGTGAAATGCTGA
- a CDS encoding DUF5320 domain-containing protein, which produces MPRGDGTGPNGMGPMTGGGWGNCSTNQPFINSELPFKKGFGAGRGGRGRRNCFHATGIPGWMRRNSGFSYIEDETDISMLKNMETFIEKQLERLRKRINELEKS; this is translated from the coding sequence ATGCCAAGAGGCGACGGAACCGGACCAAACGGAATGGGGCCTATGACAGGCGGAGGATGGGGTAACTGCTCAACGAATCAGCCGTTTATCAACAGTGAATTGCCTTTTAAAAAAGGTTTTGGGGCAGGAAGGGGCGGCCGAGGAAGGAGAAACTGTTTCCATGCTACTGGGATTCCCGGATGGATGCGCAGAAATTCAGGTTTTTCTTATATTGAAGACGAAACGGATATAAGTATGCTGAAAAACATGGAGACATTTATTGAAAAGCAGCTCGAAAGACTCAGGAAACGCATCAACGAACTTGAAAAATCTTAA
- a CDS encoding radical SAM protein, translating to MKSHEGYPGISSAPRELDICLTGKCNLKCRYCFYAESMEKAQDLPAADWLALFREAGSIGVQKVCLSGGEVFVRKDLFEIIDSVIENRMRYKILSNGTLIDEKTISEFSKGKRRPRLDSIQISIDGSKAEIHDKSRPPESFERAITALRLLKSNGFPVTVRVTINRHNVDDLENIAALLIDDIGLSGFSTNEADYMGSARCNGQDIILTVDERKRAMAALIGISEKYGGKIASQAGPLTRARMMAEITERLKRGETSMKGRGTLCSCGGVFNKMAVLHNGTYVPCNMLPELVMGRMGEVSLRDVWLAHPNINIVRERRRIPITEVEECRGCEYAGFCTGGCPGTVMSKTGVLNAIDPLVCYKKYLQEV from the coding sequence ATGAAATCCCATGAGGGCTATCCCGGGATATCATCCGCCCCCCGGGAACTCGACATATGTCTTACCGGAAAATGCAACCTTAAATGCCGATATTGCTTTTATGCCGAGAGCATGGAAAAGGCTCAGGACCTTCCTGCTGCTGACTGGCTGGCTCTTTTCAGGGAGGCCGGCAGTATAGGGGTGCAGAAGGTCTGCCTGAGCGGCGGTGAGGTGTTTGTCAGGAAAGACCTGTTCGAAATCATCGACAGCGTCATAGAGAACAGGATGCGGTACAAGATTCTTTCCAACGGCACGCTCATTGATGAAAAGACCATAAGCGAATTTTCAAAAGGCAAACGAAGGCCGAGGCTTGATTCCATACAGATATCGATTGACGGCTCAAAAGCTGAGATCCATGATAAGAGCAGGCCTCCAGAAAGCTTCGAAAGGGCGATAACTGCACTCAGGCTTCTTAAGAGCAACGGCTTTCCGGTCACTGTAAGGGTTACAATAAACCGTCATAATGTTGATGATCTCGAAAATATCGCTGCCCTGCTCATAGATGACATCGGTCTGTCCGGATTCAGCACGAACGAGGCCGACTATATGGGAAGCGCGCGCTGTAACGGTCAGGACATCATACTGACAGTGGATGAGAGAAAAAGAGCAATGGCCGCACTTATCGGTATAAGCGAGAAATATGGAGGAAAGATAGCCTCACAGGCCGGTCCTCTGACAAGAGCCAGAATGATGGCGGAAATAACTGAAAGATTGAAAAGAGGCGAGACTTCGATGAAGGGCAGGGGAACGCTCTGCTCCTGCGGCGGCGTGTTCAATAAAATGGCAGTCCTTCACAACGGCACATATGTTCCGTGCAATATGCTGCCTGAACTGGTCATGGGAAGGATGGGTGAAGTTTCGCTCAGGGACGTCTGGCTGGCTCATCCGAATATAAATATTGTAAGAGAGCGCCGGCGCATTCCCATAACCGAAGTCGAAGAATGCCGTGGCTGTGAATATGCGGGCTTCTGCACGGGCGGCTGCCCCGGAACCGTGATGTCCAAGACCGGCGTGTTAAACGCCATAGATCCGCTTGTATGCTATAAGAAATATCTTCAAGAGGTTTGA
- a CDS encoding NifB/NifX family molybdenum-iron cluster-binding protein — MIIKAAFTVWNGRIAPVFDVAQTVLIISAENGRIIDQKTEDIRLVQVNERAQWLKDLSLSALICGAISRSLEKAIESLGIKVIGFVSGDSSEVIEAWLGNENLHEQFVMPGCMCRYRNRQRTRGSGGRMRRCRMD; from the coding sequence ATGATTATCAAAGCAGCATTCACGGTATGGAACGGAAGGATAGCGCCGGTATTCGATGTGGCGCAGACGGTTTTGATCATCAGCGCGGAAAACGGGCGCATCATAGATCAGAAAACTGAAGACATCAGGCTTGTTCAGGTGAATGAAAGGGCACAGTGGCTTAAGGACCTGTCTCTGTCAGCTCTCATATGCGGGGCTATATCGAGATCCCTTGAAAAGGCGATTGAATCTCTTGGAATAAAAGTTATCGGTTTTGTTTCAGGCGACAGCTCGGAGGTGATTGAAGCCTGGCTCGGTAATGAAAACCTTCACGAACAATTCGTAATGCCGGGCTGCATGTGCAGATACCGGAACAGGCAAAGAACAAGAGGTTCAGGCGGGAGGATGAGAAGATGCCGTATGGATTAG
- a CDS encoding metal ABC transporter permease codes for MPDLSAIYGIVPVILPFECMEARFMQQAFIGLLLLAPVAAVMGIQVVNFRMAFFTDAISHSAFAGVAIGLIASLNPYLTMVGFAVLVGIAITALQRKSSLSMDTVVGVIFSAVVAFGIAIVSRDRSIARDMQLFLYGDILTISTADIVMLAVLALVILVFIGLGYNRMFYIGLNHSLARAHRIKVALYQYMYAALLSVVVIFSVRAVGVLLVTALLIVPAAAARNLSRTAGAMFWWSILISVTSAAAGLVISAQEWAYTATGATIILAAFIWFVISSFITYMRGES; via the coding sequence ATGCCTGACCTGTCTGCCATATACGGCATTGTCCCCGTCATTCTGCCCTTCGAATGCATGGAGGCGAGATTCATGCAGCAGGCATTCATAGGGCTTTTGCTTCTGGCTCCCGTGGCTGCAGTCATGGGCATACAGGTCGTAAATTTCAGGATGGCGTTCTTTACCGATGCAATCAGCCATTCGGCGTTTGCAGGTGTTGCAATCGGACTTATAGCCTCGCTCAATCCTTATCTTACAATGGTTGGTTTCGCCGTTCTTGTTGGCATTGCAATAACGGCGCTTCAGCGGAAGAGTTCCCTTTCCATGGATACCGTTGTCGGCGTTATTTTCTCGGCTGTTGTCGCCTTCGGAATCGCAATAGTCAGCCGGGATCGAAGCATTGCACGCGACATGCAGCTGTTTCTGTACGGCGATATACTTACAATAAGCACGGCCGACATAGTCATGCTTGCTGTACTTGCACTTGTAATTCTTGTATTTATCGGTCTGGGATATAACCGCATGTTTTATATCGGTCTCAATCATTCACTTGCCAGGGCGCACCGGATAAAAGTTGCCCTTTATCAGTACATGTATGCGGCGCTGCTTTCGGTTGTTGTCATCTTTTCGGTAAGGGCAGTGGGGGTGCTGCTCGTAACGGCCCTTCTCATTGTGCCTGCTGCGGCGGCAAGAAATCTGTCTCGTACCGCCGGGGCCATGTTCTGGTGGTCGATACTTATAAGTGTGACATCTGCGGCTGCAGGACTTGTAATTTCCGCGCAGGAATGGGCATATACCGCAACCGGGGCCACCATAATTCTGGCAGCCTTCATATGGTTTGTCATAAGCTCCTTTATCACTTATATGCGCGGCGAATCATGA
- a CDS encoding radical SAM protein, giving the protein MSDLCDCSEVDIPNNRAGLDLPEGIPALRSFYLYISDTCNLRCRHCWITPTFAGGKPSPDEVVDIDLLKQAVREARPLGLNKAKLTGGEPMIHPGFKEIALMLSEEGLSLNMETNGTLIDEDMAWFLKEETNIGFVSISLDSIHEGSHDKFRGVKGAYKAALKGLKHLVDAGYKNVQIIMSPHRDNVKEVKDLVQMAASLGAGSVKLNPVTNNGRGALMHKRNETLTLKEILELSDFVRGPLKEICRIPVIINIPLSLRPVKELVSNANAGDCGVDHILGILGSGAIALCGIGRTMPELVYGRLGEDSIRDIWLNHPAIVRLRKDLMDFSNYPELCRNCIFMRKCRTGCLVQNYSNFGKLIWPHAMCLDAHEEGRFPQSRKKKALS; this is encoded by the coding sequence ATGAGTGATCTGTGTGACTGCAGCGAAGTGGATATTCCAAACAACCGGGCCGGTCTGGACCTGCCCGAAGGAATACCCGCTTTGCGTTCGTTTTATCTTTACATATCCGACACCTGTAACTTGAGGTGCAGGCATTGCTGGATAACTCCAACATTTGCAGGAGGCAAGCCATCTCCTGACGAAGTGGTGGATATTGATCTTTTAAAGCAGGCCGTAAGAGAAGCCAGGCCTCTCGGCCTGAACAAGGCCAAGCTCACAGGCGGTGAGCCGATGATACATCCCGGGTTCAAGGAAATTGCATTGATGCTTTCCGAAGAGGGTTTAAGTCTTAACATGGAAACCAACGGTACCCTGATAGATGAGGATATGGCCTGGTTCCTGAAGGAGGAGACAAATATAGGTTTTGTCTCGATAAGTCTTGATAGCATCCATGAGGGCTCTCATGACAAATTCAGAGGTGTAAAAGGGGCGTACAAGGCAGCACTCAAAGGCCTCAAGCATCTCGTCGATGCGGGCTATAAGAACGTTCAGATAATCATGTCACCACACAGGGATAATGTGAAAGAGGTGAAAGATCTCGTGCAGATGGCTGCGTCTCTCGGCGCGGGTTCGGTCAAGCTCAATCCTGTTACCAATAACGGCCGCGGAGCTCTCATGCACAAGAGAAACGAGACGCTTACGCTGAAGGAAATACTGGAACTGTCGGATTTTGTGAGGGGGCCTCTGAAAGAGATATGCCGCATACCCGTGATAATTAATATCCCGCTTTCTTTAAGGCCTGTCAAAGAGCTTGTTTCAAACGCCAATGCAGGTGATTGCGGGGTGGATCATATACTCGGAATCCTTGGTTCGGGAGCGATTGCACTGTGCGGAATCGGCAGGACAATGCCCGAACTCGTTTATGGCAGGCTCGGAGAAGATTCGATAAGGGACATATGGCTCAATCATCCAGCGATTGTAAGGCTCAGAAAGGATCTCATGGATTTCTCGAATTATCCGGAACTGTGCCGTAACTGCATATTCATGCGCAAATGCCGCACAGGCTGCCTTGTTCAGAACTATTCAAACTTCGGAAAACTCATCTGGCCGCATGCGATGTGCCTTGATGCCCATGAAGAAGGACGGTTCCCTCAGTCGAGGAAAAAGAAGGCGCTAAGTTAA
- the scmC gene encoding SynChlorMet cassette protein ScmC, whose product MEKFAEIMQLEQGEETGRKIVVCTREHKKGEKKLVIPEKDDEPVLCILNTADNMEMFNIQVERIAKAVVIDATEKGGMLIHGALCSFNGSGVIMAGPGTVGKSTASMRLPNPWISYSDDATIILPDGYGGFCAHPWPTWSRFYMQGPGGSWKVEETIPLDAIFFLEQSRDDFVEPIDKVHAKAMIIDTLEHVTRSNIFSVKENQELARNFIKRANSLAESVPAFKLHLSLTGEFWKEMEKALQSVGAHGKNAHKENERPSERDFIKKRKNKNHIHFVYRGVSMNPTFIEPEMITVVPYEGSTIRTGDVVCYKTGADENVIVHRITGINGSRIQTKGDNNAAPDPYTIEADDIIGRVCASIRDGRFRKVYGGAAGIAAMYCLMMRKPAILFISGILHDIYHALSHSGIMRRLLPEKKQIDVAVFERGNTKYQKIIFSGRTIGRYDQREQRWNIKRPYRIFVDESLLPDFRRPSRKTKEE is encoded by the coding sequence GTGGAAAAGTTTGCGGAAATCATGCAGCTTGAGCAGGGTGAAGAAACAGGCAGAAAGATCGTCGTATGCACAAGGGAGCATAAAAAAGGCGAAAAAAAACTGGTTATACCTGAAAAGGACGATGAGCCTGTCCTCTGCATACTAAATACGGCCGACAATATGGAAATGTTCAATATCCAGGTCGAGAGAATAGCCAAGGCTGTCGTTATCGATGCAACAGAAAAGGGCGGCATGCTGATTCACGGGGCATTATGCTCTTTTAACGGATCGGGAGTAATCATGGCGGGTCCCGGGACTGTCGGTAAATCGACTGCAAGCATGAGGCTGCCCAATCCCTGGATTTCATATTCTGACGATGCGACAATTATACTGCCTGACGGATATGGCGGTTTCTGCGCCCATCCATGGCCTACCTGGAGCAGGTTTTATATGCAGGGACCGGGCGGAAGCTGGAAGGTGGAGGAAACAATTCCTCTTGATGCGATATTTTTTCTGGAACAGTCTCGGGATGACTTTGTTGAACCCATCGATAAAGTACATGCAAAGGCAATGATAATAGACACGCTCGAACATGTTACCCGGTCCAATATCTTCTCGGTCAAGGAAAATCAGGAACTCGCCAGGAACTTCATCAAAAGGGCAAATTCCCTTGCGGAGTCTGTACCCGCGTTCAAACTTCACTTGAGTCTTACCGGTGAATTCTGGAAGGAGATGGAAAAGGCACTCCAGTCTGTGGGAGCGCATGGAAAAAATGCGCATAAGGAAAATGAAAGACCTTCTGAAAGAGATTTTATCAAAAAAAGAAAAAATAAGAACCATATCCATTTTGTGTATCGCGGTGTAAGCATGAATCCGACATTTATCGAGCCTGAAATGATTACCGTTGTTCCTTACGAAGGCTCAACTATAAGGACAGGCGATGTTGTATGCTACAAAACAGGCGCAGATGAAAATGTGATTGTCCACAGGATTACTGGAATAAACGGCTCCAGGATTCAGACAAAAGGTGATAACAATGCAGCTCCCGATCCATATACAATCGAAGCTGATGATATTATCGGCCGGGTTTGCGCATCAATAAGAGATGGCCGGTTTCGCAAAGTTTACGGTGGAGCCGCTGGTATTGCTGCAATGTATTGTTTGATGATGCGCAAGCCGGCAATACTTTTTATATCAGGGATTCTCCATGATATTTATCACGCCCTGTCGCATTCGGGCATTATGAGAAGGCTTCTGCCTGAAAAGAAACAAATCGATGTGGCGGTATTTGAAAGAGGCAATACAAAATATCAGAAAATTATTTTTTCAGGCAGGACAATAGGCAGATATGATCAAAGGGAACAAAGATGGAATATAAAGCGGCCTTACAGGATTTTTGTTGATGAATCCTTGCTGCCGGATTTCAGGCGTCCATCAAGAAAGACGAAGGAAGAATAA